A window of Mangifera indica cultivar Alphonso chromosome 11, CATAS_Mindica_2.1, whole genome shotgun sequence contains these coding sequences:
- the LOC123228747 gene encoding pentatricopeptide repeat-containing protein At1g63330-like encodes MRRNRAKLIMRLSLYISRRTNLFTAVRQGISGSLPSQVRSSKMFLKTSIISFKSSLNVRFSSSFIPSSLKSAKRTTIIKHLFQLDNFLHVNCKSGNFSLHEALDSFDYMIHMDPTPGMSSFNILFSALIKKKYYDEFLVLYTRFVSAGLLPNLITLNIVINCLCKMARVSDGFVVFGSIFRRGFYPAAVTFTSLINGLCKEGKIKKAIELFGKMVSVGCRPDVVTVGSLITGLCRTGNVTVALQLFDEMNNGNGEFGVICKPNVVCYAAIIDGLCKYGLVDKAKKLFSEMKSKAVNPDVITYNTLIYGLCNTSNWEEAKTLFAEMLDEGVKPNEVTFTVVMDELCKNGRIDEANGLLQLMINRGIHPNTITYNAILSGYCLAGRIEDARKLFDSMESKGCRPNVFSFSILMDGMCLANKIDDAKELFSLMLSKGCKPNVVSYTTLINWYCKNRKADEAICVYKEMTSKGIQPTIVTFNTLLKGFFMYGKVGQAKKLFGEMQLSNVPPNLITYNILIDGFCKNGCVLEAVELFHSLRNGNIHPDIFTFNSLIDGLCKTRRLNIALGLFNRGRNEGFVPDVVTYNILLYGLCKEGKLEMASNLLSDMEQNDCAPNCIIFNTLMSGFLQNNETSKVVELLHKMKERNVKPDASTASMILDLLQRYKNYSEVLNLLPAFSNQEPTDS; translated from the coding sequence ATGCGCAGGAATAGGGCCAAACTTATTATGCGTCTGTCCCTGTACATTTCGCGTCGCACAAATCTCTTTACGGCCGTTCGCCAAGGAATTTCAGGCTCCCTCCCTTCACAGGTCCGCTCTTCGaaaatgtttcttaaaacttcaattatttCCTTTAAATCATCTTTGAATGttagattttcatcttcattcattcCTTCGTCACTGAAATCAGCCAAACGCACCACTATTATTAAACACCTTTTTCAACTTGATAATTTCCTCCATGTAAACTGCAAGTCGGGTAACTTTTCTCTTCATGAAGCTCTTGATTCTTTCGATTACATGATTCATATGGACCCCACTCCTGGTATGtcatctttcaatattttgttttctgcacttattaagaaaaaatattacgaTGAATTCCTTGTGCTGTACACGAGGTTCGTTTCAGCTGGGTTGTTGCCTAATTTGATTACTTTGAACATTGTTATTAATTGCTTATGCAAAATGGCCCGGGTTTCTGACGGTTTTGTGGTTTTTGGGAGTATTTTTAGGAGGGGTTTTTACCCTGCCGCTGTGACTTTTACTAGTCTGATTAATGGTCTTTGTAAGGAGGGCAAAATTAAGAAGGCGATTGAATTGTTTGGAAAAATGGTTTCTGTTGGATGTAGGCCTGATGTGGTTACAGTTGGGAGTTTGATCACTGGCTTGTGTCGAACAGGTAATGTCACTGTTGCCCTTCAgttatttgatgaaatgaatAATGGGAATGGTGAATTTGGTGTCATTTGCAAGCCTAATGTTGTTTGCTATGCTGCTATTATTGATGGTCTTTGCAAATATGGGTTAGTAGACAAGGCGAAGAAACTGTTTTCAGAAATGAAGTCCAAGGCTGTTAATCCAGATGTGATTACTTACAACACTTTAATTTACGGATTGTGCAATACATCTAACTGGGAGGAGGCTAAAACTTTATTTGCAGAAATGTTGGATGAAGGTGTAAAGCCTAATGAGGTGACATTTACTGTGGTTATGGATGAACTTTGTAAGAATGGGAGGATTGATGAAGCCAATGGATTGCTCCAACTAATGATTAATAGAGGTATTCACCCCAACACAATTACTTACAATGCAATTTTAAGTGGTTACTGCTTGGCAGGTAGAATTGAGGATGCAAGAAAACTATTTGATTCCATGGAAAGTAAGGGGTGTAGGCCTAATGTTTTTAGCTTCAGTATTTTAATGGATGGTATGTGCTTggcaaataaaattgatgatgctaaggaattgttttctttgatgttgAGTAAGGGATGCAAACCTAATGTTGTTAGCTACACTACGTTGATCAATTGGTATTGTAAGAATCGAAAAGCTGATGAAGCTATTTGTGTTTATAAGGAAATGACCTCAAAGGGAATTCAGCCAACAATCGTTACATTTAACACCTTGCTAAAAGGTTTTTTCATGTATGGTAAAGTTGGACAAGCAAAAAAACTATTTGGTGAGATGCAACTTAGTAATGTTCCTCCCAATTTAATTACGTATAATATTCTTATTGATGGGTTTTGCAAAAATGGTTGTGTTTTGGAGGCTGTTGAACTGTTTCATTCTTTAAGAAACGGAAACATTCATCCTGACATCTTTACTTTCAATAGTCTCATTGATGGTTTGTGCAAAACAAGAAGACTCAATATTGCTTTGGGACTATTTAACAGAGGGCGCAATGAAGGATTTGTTCCAGATGTTGTGACATATAACATTCTGTTGTATGGACTTTGTAAAGAAGGGAAGTTGGAGATGGCAAGTAATTTGTTATCAGATATGGAGCAAAACGATTGTGCTCCAAATTGCATCATTTTTAATACTCTTATGTCTGGTTTCTTGCAAAATAATGAGACTTCAAAAGTGGTAGAacttcttcacaaaatgaaagagagaaatgtgaaGCCAGATGCATCCACGGCTTCAATGATTCTAGATTTACTACAAAGGTATAAAAACTACAGTGAAGTCCTAAATTTGCTACCAGCGTTCTCAAACCAAGAACCTACGGATAGTTGA
- the LOC123228748 gene encoding exopolygalacturonase-like, which translates to MESFAPGDSSNTDGIHIGSSTGIKIYDSRIGIGDDCVSLSPGSENILVSNVVCGPGHGISVGNAGTDNGVRIKTWPDSCEGVLSNFTFEDTVMNNVQNPVVIGQEYYPYNACNKKEYEHNTNRSRLISQVVRSKVKISSVKYNNIRGTSSAKVAVNLLCSRLNPCKNVEIGDINLVYNGTEAGPTTSSCLNVEPILKGKHIPFTCV; encoded by the exons ATGGAATCTTTTG CACCTGGGGATAGTTCCAACACTGATGGAATTCATATCGGGTCATCAACTGGGATTAAGATTTATGATTCACGGATAGGAATTGGTGATGATTGTGTATCACTCAGTCCTGGAAGTGAAAACATTCTTGTCTCCAATGTCGTATGTGGACCAGGACATGGTATTAGTGTTGGTAATGCTG GCACCGACAATGGTGTAAGAATCAAGACATGGCCCGACTCTTGTGAGGGTGTACTTTCCAATTTCACATTTGAAGACACTGTCATGAATAATGTCCAAAACCCCGTTGTTATTGGCCAGGAATATTACCCATATAATGCTTGTAACAAGAAGGAATATGAACACAATACTAATCGTTCACGGTTGATTTCTCAAGTG GTTCGCTCAAAGGTGAAGATCAGCAGCGTGAAATACAACAACATTCGCGGCACTTCCTCCGCCAAAGTTGCAGTTAATCTTCTGTGTAGCAGATTGAATCCGTGCAAAAATGTGGAGATTGGTGATATCAACTTGGTTTACAATGGCACTGAAGCGGGTCCAACAACGTCTTCTTGTTTAAACGTTGAGCCAATCCTCAAAGGAAAACATATTCCATTTACTTGTGTCTAG